The following coding sequences are from one Rutidosis leptorrhynchoides isolate AG116_Rl617_1_P2 chromosome 11, CSIRO_AGI_Rlap_v1, whole genome shotgun sequence window:
- the LOC139876324 gene encoding uncharacterized protein, with protein sequence MFQSACRTLDGTPIRVLYFRSTINVFDASIPAAPAPAPTSPMLPSMSVDDSVAASIAFARVILIFHLFGYVSTKASASPSAICASAVVTTDARLEFPSCALIDSRPLTAEGVTAFYHDLGDCDNVCNNCGANFWYKECIKSYSRDHSLRYHTCCQEGHVWIPGEEEPPGSIKLLLQDPHFMDNKRAYNQMFSMTSFSARVDDSINAGGYPYV encoded by the exons ATGTTTCAG TCTGCATGTCGAACACTTGATGGAACACCCATTAGAGTATTGTACTTTCGGTCTACTATTAATGTTTTCGATGCGTCGATTCCTGCTGCACCTGCACCTGCTCCGACATCGCCTATGCTGCCTTCGATGTCCGTCGACGATTCAGTAGCAGCATCGATCGCATTTGCTCGAGTTATTCTCATCTTTCACTTATTTGGTTATGTTTCTACAAAAGCATCAGCTTCCCCGTCTGCTATTTGTGCCTCAGCTGTAG tgACTACTGACGCGAGACTCGAATTTCCAAGTTGTGCTCTTATTGATTCACGCCCTTTAACTGCTGAAG GTGTTACTGCTTTTTATCATGATTTAGGAGACTGTGACAACGTATGCAATAATTGTGGCGCTAATTTTTGGTACAAAGAGTGCATAAAGTCTTATTCTAGAGATCACAGTCTTCGTTACCATACATGTTGCCAAGAAGGTCACGTTTGGATTCCTGGAGAAGAAGAACCTCCTGGCAGCATCAAACTTTTATTACAAGATCCCCACTTTATGGACAACAAAAGAGCTTATAATCAGATGTTTAGCATGACCTCATTCAGTGCCCGTGTCGATGACTCCATTAACGCTGGCGGTTATCCTTATGTGTAA